From the bacterium genome, one window contains:
- a CDS encoding FlgD immunoglobulin-like domain containing protein, with protein sequence MQPKLSLPAPARAPLLALLMVAALAGSAPAQCILANPSFEVAGSGGVVFGGWNQFGSVGLSTIASHGHKAARVRGPNAGGWDMSGFWQAHTCAAGESFEVTGNVLVPSSRPLAGACLALVNVEWRDGAGNLIDYDANTVAAAGGATDAYLPFSLTAGPAPAGSATARLLLGVLQSPSDPSPDVYYDQVTLYSTAAPTIDDVQWNDFPGGRTLDFAGRLWRVKGPGYYSPGGNLFSDSQASVWVDAAGALHLTAQRVGSNWYCTEVAAEAALGYGDYVVTTVGRLDLLDPQVVLGLFLWEYGPCWDEGYLWWNAFNEIDIEYSRWGVPSQGIGQFVAQPWDWSGNLDRFDATFSVGEVTSHAMRWLPDRVEFRVWRGGPQDESAGNLIHAWTYTGPHIPRPEQPRTHLNLWKLSGTPATNQEVVISDFRFVPEGATAVPDDRRPGPPMTAAGCLRPSAPNPFNPSTTLRFELDRAGRVELEIFDLAGRRVRTLVRRGFPAGTHAVEWDGCDGGGSALPSGVYLVRLRGDDFIETGRLSLVR encoded by the coding sequence ATGCAGCCCAAGCTGTCGCTGCCGGCGCCCGCCCGCGCCCCGCTCCTCGCCCTGCTCATGGTGGCGGCGCTCGCCGGCTCCGCGCCTGCCCAGTGCATCCTGGCCAACCCCAGCTTCGAGGTCGCCGGCTCTGGCGGCGTCGTCTTCGGCGGCTGGAACCAGTTCGGTTCGGTCGGGCTCTCGACGATCGCCAGCCACGGCCACAAGGCCGCGCGCGTGAGGGGGCCCAACGCGGGCGGCTGGGACATGTCCGGCTTCTGGCAGGCGCACACCTGCGCCGCGGGCGAGTCGTTCGAAGTGACCGGCAACGTGCTGGTCCCGTCGTCAAGGCCCCTGGCCGGAGCGTGCCTCGCCCTGGTCAACGTGGAATGGCGCGACGGCGCCGGCAACCTGATCGACTACGACGCCAACACCGTCGCCGCCGCGGGCGGTGCGACCGACGCGTACCTCCCCTTCTCGCTGACGGCTGGGCCGGCGCCGGCGGGCTCCGCCACGGCCCGCTTGCTGCTCGGCGTGCTGCAGAGCCCGTCCGATCCCTCGCCCGACGTCTACTACGACCAGGTCACGCTCTATTCCACCGCCGCGCCGACGATCGACGACGTGCAGTGGAACGACTTCCCCGGAGGCAGGACCCTGGATTTCGCCGGCCGCCTCTGGCGCGTCAAGGGCCCGGGCTACTACAGCCCCGGCGGCAACCTCTTCAGCGACTCCCAGGCGAGCGTCTGGGTCGATGCGGCCGGGGCTCTGCACCTGACGGCGCAGAGGGTCGGCAGCAACTGGTACTGCACCGAGGTCGCCGCCGAGGCGGCTCTCGGCTACGGCGACTACGTGGTGACGACGGTCGGCCGGCTCGACCTGCTCGATCCCCAGGTCGTGCTCGGTCTGTTCCTGTGGGAGTACGGCCCCTGCTGGGACGAGGGCTACCTCTGGTGGAACGCGTTCAACGAGATCGACATCGAATACAGCCGCTGGGGCGTCCCCTCGCAGGGTATCGGGCAATTCGTGGCCCAGCCCTGGGACTGGAGCGGCAACCTGGACCGCTTCGACGCCACGTTCTCCGTCGGCGAGGTCACCAGCCACGCGATGCGCTGGCTGCCCGACCGCGTCGAATTTCGCGTCTGGCGCGGCGGACCGCAGGACGAATCGGCCGGGAACCTGATCCACGCCTGGACCTACACCGGCCCGCACATCCCGCGTCCCGAGCAGCCGCGGACACACCTGAACCTCTGGAAGCTCTCGGGCACGCCGGCGACGAACCAGGAGGTTGTGATCAGCGACTTCCGCTTCGTACCGGAAGGTGCGACCGCCGTCCCCGACGACCGCCGCCCCGGCCCGCCCATGACTGCCGCAGGCTGCCTGCGGCCCTCCGCACCGAACCCATTCAACCCCTCCACGACGCTGCGCTTCGAGCTCGACCGTGCGGGCCGGGTCGAACTCGAGATCTTCGACCTGGCGGGCCGGCGCGTGCGGACGCTGGTCCGCAGAGGATTCCCAGCCGGAACTCATGCCGTCGAGTGGGACGGATGCGACGGCGGGGGATCGGCGCTGCCATCGGGAGTCTACCTGGTTCGGCTGCGGGGCGACGACTTCATCGAGACCGGGCGCCTGTCCCTGGTCAGGTAA